The following are encoded in a window of Arctopsyche grandis isolate Sample6627 chromosome 2, ASM5162203v2, whole genome shotgun sequence genomic DNA:
- the LOC143922640 gene encoding cdc42 homolog encodes MQTIKCVVVGDGAVGKTCLLISYTTNKFPSEYVPTVFDNYAVTVMIGGEPYTLGLFDTAGQEDYDRLRPLSYPQTDVFLVCFSVVHPSSFENVKEKWVPEITHHCQKTPFLLVGTQMDLRDDVALMEKLAKTKQKPVSLEQGEKLAKELKAVKYVECSALTQKGLKNVFDEAILAALEPPEPMKRRKCALL; translated from the exons ATGCAGACGATCAAGTGTGTGGTGGTCGGCGACGGAGCGGTCGGAAAGACATGTCTGCTCATCAGCTACACCACCAACAAGTTTCCATCCGAGTACGTTCCGACCGTGTTCGACAATTATGCAGTCACCGTAATGATCGGAGGCGAGCCTTACACTCTAGGACTTTTTGATACAGCGG GGCAAGAAGATTACGATAGATTGCGACCGTTGAGCTATCCTCAAACTGATGTTTTCCTTGTTTGTTTCTCTGTAGTCCATCCAAGCTCCTTTGAAAATGTTAAAGAAAAG tgGGTACCAGAAATAACACATCATTGTCAAAAAACACCGTTTCTATTAGTCGGAACTCAAATGGATCTCAGAGACGACGTAGCCCTAATGGAAAAGCTGGCGAAGACCAAACAGAAGCCGGTGTCTCTGGAGCAAGGAGAAAAGCTCGCTAAAGAACTTAAAGCTGTCAAATATGTAGAATGCTCTGCGCTTACTCAA AAAGGATTGAAGAATGTGTTTGATGAAGCCATACTGGCAGCTTTGGAGCCTCCGGAGCCGATGAAACGCAGGAAATGCGCTTTACTATAA
- the LOC143922440 gene encoding uncharacterized protein LOC143922440, with protein sequence MAAEIDVGRVCRTCLCEGGADMQPVFPTTPLKGGASLSTMVNYCTQLQFVEGDGLPVQICCKCLESVTNAFSFKLQAETADAKLRNYIAGKHSKPLLSSSTSIKEEDDSENLVIKTEIKMIEDDYESNYEEDYAISPCNVGSDDSEEDFKPLKDLKDEAIKKTLDLDHSKKNSQKLVPCQFCNKTFLNLINLENHKQKYHPGFVQCDICLRAFTKLSYLERHKIASHTSSTSGTVLNKKDKVEFNPPVSCTLCDFTFSREEQLISHIALSHNGPRKRGRPSKKDILLNKLKLKKLLETMNIKTEADDFDVSENPVEFFDGIPTSPLDLEPKVEIFSESNKIGSNYCSFCCKTFSSSSSYDKHIRKHIGHKPSFCKICNKTFKYTAALKEHLQSHNSIESFADLDLKSKINLLENHEKILGMKLENLSNDYVTQLIISDIKAEKFDLYMEEMKIDPEDQILSDSDDSDCNQTNGAEDVDEIHDKKLKIFINKSKVKQGFFKLRKYKIHKCSLCNQSFSRSNHIMRHMSTHNFNYPDKCEICEKVFPNKDLLTKHKRMQCENTTKTFQCGTCDMKFTYEMSLNKHILKHHKGESVSVNFLDPVYQKREKTFICSTCNKSFYRKDHLDNHAKVHMPNEKKFECPICQKKFNRKDNLRSHSRVHETNKEDLDSNCLCVYCGRSFSNSSNLIVHMRRHTGEKPYKCDICGKGFPRSSDLQCHRRTHTGEKPCLCTICGKGFSRSNKLVRHMRIHTGQRPYKCTYCERAFTQSNDLTLHIRRHTGDKPYVCGVCGDRFIQGTALQAHRRMHSHYEEGAQPPFIPSNSVNSPNRTQGVNRVSIIGTKSQLTVTTTTCTSTSQVSNTVTTSTSSSNSNRVSTARSHSYMANGVSSFLASSSLLLQNMSDVPNAISNIPLFSLQHYNQGYN encoded by the exons ATGGCCGCGGAGATTGACGTGGGGCGCGTGTGCCGCACGTGTCTGTGCGAGGGGGGCGCCGACATGCAACCAGTATTTCCAACCACCCCCTTAAAAGGGGGCGCCTCGCTCTCCACCATGGTCAACTACTGCACCCAATTACAG tTTGTGGAAGGCGATGGCTTGCCTGTTCAAATTTGCTGTAAGTGCTTGGAGAGTGTCACAAATGCGTTTTCTTTTAAGTTACAAGCCGAGACAGCCGATGCGAAGTTGAGAAATTATATAGCAGGAAAACATTCAAAACCATTGTTGTCTTCCTCCACGTCGATAAAGGAAGag GATGATTCCGAGAATTTGGTTATTaagactgaaataaaaatgatcgAAGATGACTATGAATCGAATTATGAAGAAGATTATGCAATATCGCCGTGTAATGTAGGCAGTGATGACTCGGAAGAAGATTTCAAACCTTTAAAAG ATTTAAAAGATGAAGCGATCAAGAAAACCTTAGACTTAGACCATTCGAAGAAAAATTCGCAGAAACTCGTGCCTTGTCAATTTTgcaacaaaacatttttgaatctgataaatttagaaaatcacaaacaaaaatatcacCCTG GTTTCGTTCAGTGCGATATATGTTTGAGGGCGTTcacaaaattatcatatttagaACGTCATAAAATAGCATCTCACACGTCGTCGACTAGCGGtacagttttaaataaaaaggatAAAGTTGAATTCAATCCGCCGGTTTCTTGTACTTTGTGCGATTTTACGTTTTCGCGAGAAGAACAACTGATTTCACACATTGCTCTTTCGCATAATGGACCGAGAAAACGAGGACGTCCGTCGAAAAAGGATATTCttttgaataaattgaaattgaagaaGCTTTTAGAAACT ATGAATATCAAAACGGAAGCGGACGATTTTGATGTGAGCGAAAATCCTGTCGAATTTTTCGATGGGATTCCGACTAGTCCTTTGGATCTTGAGCCAAAAGTTGAAATATTCTCTGAATCAAATAAAATCGGAAGCAATTATTGTTCCTTTTGTTGTAAAACTTTTAGTTCGTCTAGTTCTTACGATAAACATATCAGAAAACATATAG gtCATAAGCCTTcgttttgtaaaatatgtaataaaacctTTAAATATACTGCTGCTCTAAAAGAACACTTACAGTCTCACAATTCAATCGAATCGTTTGCCGATTTGGATCTGAAATCGAAAATTAATTTGCTGGAAAATCATGAGAAG ATATTGGGTATGAAGTTGGAAAATCTTAGTAATGATTATGTTACACAACTTATAATTAGTGATATTAAAGCTGAAAAATTCGATTTGTACATGgaagaaatgaaaattgatcCCGAAGATCAAATTCTCTCAGATTCAGATGATTCCGATTGTAATCAAACTAACGGCGCCGAAGATGTCGATGAAATTCACGATAAAAAG TTGAAAATATTCATCAACAAGTCCAAAGTGAAACAAGGCTTTTTCAAGCTTAGGAAGTATAAAATTCACAAATGCTCACTTTGCAACCAAAGCTTTTCAAGATCAAATCATATTATGCGACACATGTCTACTCACAACTTCAACTATCCGGACAAGTGTGAAATATGTGaaaag GTGTTTCCCAATAAAGATTTACTGACCAAACACAAACGCATGCAATGCGAAAATACAACTAAAACGTTCCAATGCGGCACATGCGATATGAAATTTACTTACGAAATGTCGCTTAACAAACACATATTGAAACATCACAAAGGCGAGTCAGTCTCGGTTAATTTCCTTGATCCCGTGTATCAGAAGAGAGAGAAAACGTTTATATGCTCCACTTGTAACAAGTCTTTCTATCG AAAAGATCACTTGGACAATCACGCCAAAGTACACATGCCCAATGAGAAGAAATTTGAATGTCCCATCTGTCAGAAAAAATTCAATAGGAAAGATAATTTGAG GTCTCATTCACGGGTTCATGAAACTAACAAAGAAGACTTAGATTCGAattgtttgtgtgtgtattGCGGAAGATCGTTTTCAAATTCGTCTAATTTAATAGTGCATATGCGGAGACACACAGGAGAAAAACCGTACAAGTGTGATATTTGCGGAAAAG GATTTCCACGTTCTTCTGATCTTCAATGTCATCGGAGGACGCATACCGGTGAAAAACCTTGTCTTTGTACTATATGTGGCAAag GATTCTCCCGTTCAAACAAGCTGGTCAGACACATGAGGATCCATACGGGTCAGAGACCTTACAAGTGCACGTACTGTGAGAGAGCCTTCACGCAATCCAACGATCTTACTTTACACATCCGACGGCACACGGGAGACAAGCCATACGTTTGCGGCGTATGCGGCGATCGCTTCATCCAG GGTACAGCGTTGCAGGCTCATCGAAGGATGCACAGTCACTATGAAGAGGGCGCTCAGCCTCCCTTCATCCCGTCGAACTCCGTCAACAGCCCCAATAGGACGCAAGGTGTAAACCGTGTTTCCATAATCGGAACCAAATCGCag ttGACAGTGACAACAACGACGTGCACGTCCACAAGTCAGGTCTCCAATACAGTTACCACCAGTACTTCGAGTTCGAATTCAAACCGCGTGTCTACCG CGAGATCTCACAGTTATATGGCTAATGGTGTGTCGAGTTTTCTGGCGAGCTCTTCACTGTTGCTTCAGAACATGAGCGACGTGCCGAACGCCATCTCTAATATTCCGCTCTTCTCcctacaacattacaatcagggttataattga